AGGCCAGACCCCGCCCTCGGTACGCCGCCCGCACCGCGACCCACGGCGAGTCCACGCTGCCGTCGTCCTGGCGTTCGTTGACGATCAGGCCGGCCACCTCGTCGCCGTCCCAGGCGACCACCCACAGGCCGGTGTCGCGCGCGTCGGCCAGGTATTCGTCGTAGTCGACGGCGATGAACCCGAGGCGGTCGTCGGCGAAGCACTCCTCGATCGCGGCATGGATCGTCGGGTGGTGTTCGGCTCGCACCGGACGCAGCCGCAGCCCGACCGGCAGCGGCGGGATCGGCACCACGTCCACCGGCCGGCTCAGCCGCACCACGGTGAAGGCCACCTGATACCCGTGGTCGCGCAGCAGCTGCTGGGCGTCCGTGTGGCCCTCGTCGGCATTGCCGCCCAGCACCGCCTGCGGCACCGCGGCACCGAGCGCCGCTGCGCCCGTCTCCTGACGGCGCAGCATCGCCGTGGCGTGGCCCCGGTCGCGATGGGCGGGATGCACGCACCCGGTCACCAGGAACATCTCCGTGCCGTCGGATTCCGTCCACCGGTCCAGCCGGCTGTATCCGACGACCTCGCCCGCGTCGACGGCGACCAGTCCGGACGCGCCGAGATCAGCCGGGCCGGGCAGCGAAACCTCGCCGTCCACGGCGCGGGCCGCGTGCCACACCCGGTCGAGCGCCTCGTCGTCGGTTCTCGCGTACGGCCGCAGCTCCATGCCCTCGCACGCTACCGCCGCCGCTGCCCCCGTCGCCGTTGATTTCTCCGCGCGCAGCCCACACCGGTGCGCCGACGTGGTGCGGCCCGCCCGCCGAGGTGGCCGGGCGGGCCGCCCCGGTCACAGTTCG
The Catellatospora sp. IY07-71 DNA segment above includes these coding regions:
- a CDS encoding GNAT family N-acetyltransferase, with protein sequence MELRPYARTDDEALDRVWHAARAVDGEVSLPGPADLGASGLVAVDAGEVVGYSRLDRWTESDGTEMFLVTGCVHPAHRDRGHATAMLRRQETGAAALGAAVPQAVLGGNADEGHTDAQQLLRDHGYQVAFTVVRLSRPVDVVPIPPLPVGLRLRPVRAEHHPTIHAAIEECFADDRLGFIAVDYDEYLADARDTGLWVVAWDGDEVAGLIVNERQDDGSVDSPWVAVRAAYRGRGLASALLARSLTTMREHGARTALLRTVAENPHRTVDLYERAGYRVVQRLPRFRKPLHRSLS